The following coding sequences are from one Desulfosporosinus orientis DSM 765 window:
- a CDS encoding glycosyltransferase family 4 protein — protein sequence MMKGYGLTFLLALVIAVIATPISMKLAKIWGAIAYPGGRHIHSRPIPRLGGLAIYAAFWLSAFVTQVWDKNTWGLFIGSTIILAVGVWDDIHEIRPLYKLYWQIAAAAVLIAYGFSMNFISLPFLDYPIVFKNMGLTAVGLLLMLFWVVGLVNTVNVSDGMDGLAGGICFMVALLLFWSANGINQVPAANLTLALAGALLGFLFFNFPPARVFMGDSGSMFLGYIIGGVSIMGLLKTATILGLVFPLLVLGMPVTDLTFAIIRRKLRGQSIAMADRGHLHHRLLDAGYTQRQAVLVMYGISACFGLAAVLGAKGFWIGAVVILSVAFALLITILMRRTEKLVVFGRRHSK from the coding sequence ATGATGAAGGGCTATGGTTTGACCTTTCTTTTAGCGTTAGTGATAGCCGTAATTGCTACACCTATTTCCATGAAGTTAGCGAAGATCTGGGGGGCTATCGCTTACCCAGGCGGGCGGCATATTCACAGCCGGCCAATCCCCCGGCTAGGCGGCTTGGCTATTTATGCGGCTTTTTGGCTGTCGGCCTTTGTCACCCAAGTGTGGGATAAAAATACCTGGGGATTATTTATTGGCAGCACCATTATTCTGGCAGTAGGTGTTTGGGACGATATTCATGAAATTCGCCCTTTGTATAAACTGTATTGGCAGATCGCTGCGGCAGCAGTGCTGATTGCTTATGGTTTTTCAATGAATTTTATATCTCTGCCTTTTTTGGATTATCCCATCGTTTTCAAAAACATGGGGTTAACTGCTGTTGGCTTGCTGCTCATGCTCTTTTGGGTGGTTGGCCTGGTGAACACTGTGAATGTTTCCGACGGTATGGACGGTTTGGCTGGGGGGATTTGCTTTATGGTGGCCCTCCTGCTCTTTTGGTCCGCTAACGGAATTAACCAAGTACCTGCGGCTAATCTTACTTTAGCGTTAGCCGGTGCACTACTGGGGTTTCTGTTTTTTAATTTTCCTCCGGCTCGGGTTTTCATGGGGGATTCAGGGAGTATGTTCCTTGGCTACATTATCGGCGGAGTTTCCATTATGGGTCTCCTCAAAACCGCTACTATTTTGGGATTAGTCTTTCCCCTCTTGGTTTTGGGTATGCCGGTCACCGACCTAACTTTTGCTATTATTCGCCGTAAGCTTCGCGGCCAGTCCATAGCCATGGCTGACCGGGGACATTTACACCACCGCTTGCTGGATGCCGGCTATACACAGCGGCAAGCGGTTTTGGTGATGTACGGCATCAGTGCTTGCTTTGGGCTGGCTGCTGTACTGGGGGCAAAAGGATTTTGGATTGGTGCCGTTGTGATTCTGTCTGTGGCTTTTGCTCTTTTAATTACCATCCTGATGCGCAGGACTGAAAAGCTTGTGGTATTTGGGCGGCGCCATTCAAAGTAA
- a CDS encoding tRNA (cytidine(34)-2'-O)-methyltransferase produces the protein MVEPEIPPNTGNVARLCAATGATLHLVKPLGFSIDDKQLKRAGLDYWHLLDIYVYENFAEFEEKNPVGPRYLATTKGGRSYTDVSYEEGGYLLFGKETKGLAPEILGRYPETTIRLPMRSGARSLNLSNSVAVVVYEVLRQWGFPDLV, from the coding sequence ATGGTAGAGCCTGAAATCCCGCCTAATACAGGGAACGTAGCGCGGCTTTGCGCTGCTACAGGAGCCACCCTGCATTTGGTTAAACCTTTAGGTTTCAGCATCGATGACAAACAACTTAAGCGTGCCGGATTAGATTACTGGCATCTTCTTGATATTTATGTTTACGAAAATTTCGCCGAGTTTGAAGAGAAAAATCCTGTAGGTCCTCGTTACTTAGCGACCACTAAAGGTGGACGATCTTATACAGATGTTTCTTATGAAGAGGGCGGGTACTTACTTTTTGGGAAAGAAACGAAAGGACTCGCACCTGAAATCCTTGGACGTTATCCGGAGACAACCATCAGGCTGCCGATGCGCAGCGGTGCCCGTTCTTTGAATTTATCAAATTCCGTGGCAGTGGTAGTCTATGAAGTACTTCGGCAGTGGGGTTTTCCGGATCTGGTTTAG
- a CDS encoding FmdB family zinc ribbon protein translates to MPMYEFKCPRCGSVTTELCKMGEKGDELSCKECGALGLKRLISGFASLGVSGGNGGGNCAPGCSGNCSGCH, encoded by the coding sequence ATGCCGATGTATGAATTTAAATGTCCTCGCTGTGGAAGTGTAACGACAGAATTGTGTAAAATGGGGGAAAAGGGGGATGAGCTCTCCTGCAAAGAGTGTGGGGCTTTAGGGCTTAAACGGCTTATCTCCGGATTTGCCAGTCTCGGAGTATCTGGTGGCAACGGGGGAGGAAACTGTGCACCGGGGTGCAGCGGAAATTGTTCAGGCTGTCATTGA
- a CDS encoding aconitate hydratase, protein MGKNLTQKILSSHLVSGDLNNGNEIAIRIDQTLTQDATGTMAYLQFEAMNLSRVQTECSVSYIDHNTLQSGFENADDHAFLQSAAARFGAYFSRPGNGICHQVHLERFAKPGKTLLGSDSHTPTAGGMGMLAMGAGGLDVAVAMGGGAFYLPTPKVLRVWLTGQLSQWVSAKDIILEILRTLTVKGGVGKIIEYAGPGVQTLTVPERSTITNMGAELGATSSIFPSDEQTQRFLEAQGRGEDYVPLAADSDAVYDEEIKIDLSLLVPLIAQPHSPDNVVPVSELSSTAVQQVAIGSCTNSSYQDLMRVSQILKGKRVHPNVSLVISPGSRQVLSMLASNGSLTDLLDSGARLLESTCGPCIGMGQSPVSKGVSVRTFNRNFLGRSGTQDASVFLASPEVAAACALTGFITDPRTLEQSTMVEFPKQFRIDDSMILPPGDPDTPIRRGPNIQPLPIAPALNDSLDLPVILKLGNNITTDDIMPAGSKILPLRSNIPAIAEFVFHKIDPDFASKAKAQKQSIIVAGHNYGQGSSREHAALAPMYLGLRVVLAQSFARIHRANLINFGILPLTFVDEKDLDCLNPGMVLHITDLRQAIQTPEPFAITVDNASNPIMVKHDLTERQAKILLAGGLLNSTKQSV, encoded by the coding sequence ATGGGAAAAAACTTGACACAAAAGATACTATCATCCCACTTAGTTTCCGGAGACTTAAACAATGGCAACGAAATCGCCATCCGTATCGATCAGACTCTAACTCAAGATGCCACTGGGACCATGGCTTATCTGCAATTTGAAGCAATGAACCTTTCCAGAGTACAAACCGAATGTTCGGTAAGCTATATAGATCATAATACTCTCCAGTCCGGGTTTGAAAATGCCGATGACCACGCTTTTTTACAAAGCGCAGCGGCACGTTTCGGAGCCTATTTTTCACGTCCGGGCAACGGAATTTGTCACCAAGTCCATTTAGAACGCTTTGCTAAGCCCGGCAAAACTCTCCTCGGTTCAGACAGTCATACCCCTACGGCTGGAGGCATGGGAATGCTGGCCATGGGTGCCGGCGGACTTGATGTTGCCGTTGCTATGGGCGGCGGAGCTTTTTACCTCCCAACCCCCAAAGTTTTGCGGGTTTGGCTGACCGGTCAGCTTTCCCAATGGGTTTCAGCGAAAGATATCATTTTAGAAATACTCCGCACCTTAACGGTCAAAGGCGGTGTTGGCAAAATCATCGAGTATGCCGGACCGGGGGTACAAACGTTAACAGTCCCGGAACGCTCCACCATCACAAATATGGGAGCGGAATTAGGAGCCACCTCTTCCATCTTCCCCAGTGACGAACAAACCCAGCGCTTTTTAGAAGCTCAAGGCAGAGGGGAAGACTATGTTCCTCTGGCAGCTGATTCTGATGCTGTTTATGATGAAGAAATTAAGATTGACCTTTCTTTACTGGTTCCCCTTATCGCTCAGCCCCACAGTCCTGACAATGTCGTCCCCGTAAGCGAGCTTTCCTCAACAGCTGTTCAGCAGGTAGCCATTGGCAGCTGTACCAATTCTTCTTACCAAGATCTCATGCGGGTCAGTCAAATCCTTAAGGGCAAGCGCGTCCATCCCAATGTCAGTCTGGTTATTTCCCCGGGATCACGCCAAGTTTTAAGCATGCTCGCCAGCAACGGCTCTTTAACGGACCTCCTGGACAGCGGTGCGAGACTCCTGGAATCCACCTGCGGGCCCTGTATCGGCATGGGACAATCTCCCGTCTCCAAAGGGGTATCTGTCCGAACCTTTAACCGCAACTTCCTGGGCCGCAGCGGTACTCAAGACGCTTCTGTCTTTTTGGCAAGTCCGGAAGTGGCAGCAGCCTGCGCTTTAACCGGCTTTATTACAGATCCTCGAACCCTGGAGCAATCCACCATGGTTGAATTCCCTAAACAATTTCGCATTGATGACAGCATGATTCTCCCGCCGGGAGATCCCGATACTCCCATTCGGCGGGGACCTAATATCCAACCCCTGCCCATCGCCCCAGCTTTAAACGACTCCCTGGACTTACCCGTTATCTTGAAACTGGGTAATAATATTACCACCGATGATATCATGCCGGCAGGGTCCAAAATTCTCCCTCTCCGTTCCAACATCCCTGCTATAGCAGAATTTGTTTTCCATAAAATCGACCCTGATTTTGCTTCCAAAGCCAAGGCCCAAAAACAAAGCATTATCGTGGCCGGCCACAATTATGGACAGGGTTCCAGCCGCGAGCACGCGGCTCTGGCCCCAATGTACCTGGGACTGCGTGTCGTTTTAGCTCAAAGCTTTGCCCGTATTCACCGTGCTAATCTAATTAACTTTGGCATTCTCCCCCTCACCTTTGTAGATGAAAAGGACTTGGATTGTCTCAATCCCGGTATGGTTTTGCATATTACCGACCTGCGACAGGCCATTCAAACCCCTGAGCCTTTCGCCATAACCGTTGATAACGCTTCTAATCCCATCATGGTTAAACACGATCTCACGGAACGGCAGGCCAAAATCCTCCTGGCCGGCGGTCTGCTAAACTCCACAAAACAATCGGTTTAG
- a CDS encoding Lrp/AsnC family transcriptional regulator has protein sequence MLSEEDRRLLKLISEDCRLGHEELSVQTGLSTEYITKRIQDWEKEKIIVGYQPMINWDRTGDQKVSALIEVKVLPQRGYGFDKIAKRLQKYPEIKALYLMSGGYDLSVLIEGKTMQDVALFVAEKLASLEHVQSTATHFVLRRYKQDGIELMGEEETLQRLVVSP, from the coding sequence ATGCTCAGTGAAGAGGATCGTCGACTGCTTAAACTTATTTCTGAAGATTGTAGACTTGGACATGAAGAGCTTTCTGTGCAAACAGGATTGTCTACTGAATACATTACCAAGCGCATCCAGGATTGGGAAAAGGAAAAAATCATCGTTGGCTATCAGCCTATGATTAACTGGGACCGAACCGGTGATCAAAAGGTATCTGCTCTTATTGAAGTTAAAGTCCTGCCCCAACGCGGCTACGGCTTTGACAAAATCGCCAAACGCCTGCAAAAATATCCTGAGATCAAAGCCCTTTATCTCATGTCAGGAGGGTATGATCTGTCTGTCCTTATTGAAGGCAAGACCATGCAGGATGTGGCTCTTTTTGTCGCTGAAAAACTAGCCTCCCTTGAACATGTTCAAAGTACAGCAACACACTTTGTGCTTCGCCGCTATAAGCAGGATGGTATCGAACTTATGGGCGAAGAAGAAACTCTTCAACGTTTGGTGGTGTCACCATGA